One region of Candidatus Methylacidiphilales bacterium genomic DNA includes:
- a CDS encoding IS5/IS1182 family transposase, translating into MSLASAVTGFERRVKKTRKRVFLEEMNRVVPWAELVALIAPYAPKRGPQGGRPPF; encoded by the coding sequence ATGAGCCTGGCCAGTGCCGTGACGGGGTTTGAACGCAGGGTCAAGAAGACGCGCAAGCGTGTCTTTTTGGAGGAAATGAACCGGGTGGTGCCGTGGGCTGAGCTGGTAGCGCTGATTGCGCCGTATGCGCCCAAGCGCGGTCCCCAGGGGGGACGCCCGCCGTTTG